The nucleotide sequence tatataagaATGATATCAGTTGGGGCCTCTTCGTGAGACTTCTGTATCCATAATGGATCTAACCAGCCCCGAACTCAACAACTACTGTAAGAAATGCATTTACAAATACCACGAAAGAGACTTCAACAATTTAAAGAAGATAATTCAACTAGTGCGAAAACAACAGATAGcgtattatttaaaaaaaggtGCCAGAGTGAACAAGATTGGTAGGAAATACTAATCGACTGGTAATTAATTGAATATCCGACTTGAAATGTTAACAGCACTTCATGTTCTCAAGGACAATCTTGttcaaaaaatggaaaattacctaaataaaatttaaccGAGCCTCACCTTGAATGTTCACAACATTAGCTCCCTCTTGTGGTTGGTCTTGATCAGCCATTTTTCAAGACAAACAGTCCAAATGTTTTCATAAGGATATGCTACTGATAACTATTCAAAGTATGTAAATGTTATAATATCTGTTAAACATAAAAGcacaaattttgaataatttgagaaaattaaatatacaaaaacaaaaaaaaggttTAGGTCTAACtcaaaaattattcatattcaacCCTACCATGCCTTTCAATTGTATGCTAACAAATGAACAGCAGTGCTTATATAACAGTTCAAAGCTGACAAGTCCACTATAGGTTCAGATGAAAAGCTTTGAATACTGACAAGATTTCTTGCTTTTACTGTTTTGGAATACTTTATCCTACCGTTACAAGGTCCTTCATGTAGCCATTTTACAGTTTGCGAATTATTCCACAAACCGCATATGTCTCTACAACCAGTCAGCTTTTAACATAGATTGGTAACAGATTGTGCCTTTTCTCCGATTAATATGAAATTCTATTTTAATATTGGAATGAAATTCCGTTCTTCCAAGTTGTTTTCCTACAGTATTGCATTGTTATATGTGTTTCAAGTCTCATGTCAGTCACAATCTACTCACATTGGAGTAGATAGGGAAATTGTTGAAAGAGAAGAATTAGAAACTCTAAGAATATTTATCAGTTATAAATCATTCCTATCACACCATGAGTCCAGacaaaatggaattttatgcCCATGTAATTATAGACAACGCCCGTTTGTATATACTCACTATGGTACacccagtagtgggattcagccggttctataaaaccgtctcacagaattttatgagatcagcgaaccggttagcattacatgactttttgtaacataACCGCCTGAAAATTCgacatttgtatgatggaaccggctgacaaaaaatttgaatcccaccactgggtaCACCCTACAAATATTGTGACTATGAGATATTACATTTATGATACATAATGCCTATGCCACATCTGTTAATGTTACCTGCTAATattacagtacggcacactatacaaatcgggtgacattgtcccgtttcagagaaacccattttacagatgatcagacacccctcctttgggagacgtctggacattgttgtccgtAAATATCGGTTATAATACAGTATattgaagttgcgcaaaataatccgatttaccgaaagaaaaaatttttaccgtagcattcgagagtttttagcaaaaaacggcaattttggtcatgtgacggccgcgatatgaagcatctgaTGTGGTCCCAgtcgcccctcgtttgtgagacacatagagtgtttgtttcATTAAGCCAAAtgagggaaattcttggaatttggatagtgtgccgtactgaaTTAAGCCAATAATGCTTTATTTCAAGAAGTCTTGTTTTAAAAAGTATCATTTTTATTGTTCTCGTTGAACTTGTATGAATGAGAAGACACTGCCTTTGTTTCTTTCCACTGTGCATATTTAGAACAACtctaatatatattaataggtgctcccgaagtatgcgaaccaagatgtcggacatcggaacgtaacatgggtaacaggttagggttaggcgataatttttttccaattttccctatttcagtCCTATTATCatttcgaagactagccaagagtctcccgtagtatttatacctaaaattatggcctaaccctaacctagtacacatttgccatcttggttcgcatacttcgggagcccctattaatatatatatacactctGTAACACAGTTTTTGTTCTTGGATTCTAATAGGTAAGACCTCTTTTTCTTTTGCTAGTTTAAACcagatacaaatatactgaGATTGTGTTAGATATTGATAGGTAATTGTTACTTTAATACTTGGCTTATCAACTATTGACCtcaacaataaatttttctaGTCATCAAGATAAGGATTTGTGTTTACTTACTTTCCACTGAATAAcccaaatattgaatattacacAATATACAAAATCACAATATATGCATTGGAGCGAAAAAGACTCGAACTCAGTCGATcgaaattttgtgaaatatcaGTTGTTGGCCATGATATCTGGGTTTTGCTCATGTAACTCATTTTGATCTCTGGTCAACCAATAATGACCCCACAAGTATGTTTGGAACGAGTACCGTGACTATAGTCTAAAGGTTacgcaataattttttttgttgcagAGTGCAAATGGCAACAGTCTATTTTCAGCTGTCCCGGAGATATTGGGTGAGAATACACTCTGATGAACAAAATATATGGTCCGTGTCGCCATTCTGCTAAACTGTTAATACCAGGTAATGGTTCACTCTTATGCAACTTGGTCTTCTGCCGATAGCACATATTACATGACTTGCTATTCATCCAGCCGAACACAAAATTCCATTAAGTTTATTGGTATAAAACTTTGGAATATGCTTCCAGTTACCATACGCTCTAAGAGCtataatacatttaaaaaagaattaaaaaatctCTACCTCAATGCTTATAACATCCAGTAGGCTAGTCTAATTCACTGGTCATCAATCCTGTTTTTGATGACAATTTTGCTGAATGTGATGTTTTTCTAATTtgatcatatcattcgtttccattattattgaatattttcactaGTCTTACACAAGCCATGATGCCCCAAATCTCCTTGCTGTGTATTACTTGTACTTAATCTCTCATATTGTTGATTCTGTCGCCCAGATTTCGATATGTATTTATACCTCCAAAACCAATTCCCATATTGTGGTTGCTGGGAATTCCCCTTAATTTATCTCCGCAAGGTAGCGTCATGTCAGTCAGAAGCACGACAGCTGTAACTGTGCCGAGCATGACGCTGacaatttgagcattttttctCCTGACAGGTTTTTCTCacgtttattttcaatttaactaTTTTCTCCTAACTGACTTCATCTGTGTTTACAGTAatttaggtgtcgctgacacgttAACTTTACAGTTCATTTGCGACTCCCCGTCTATTGCAGTCgaattcagtaatcagtagtttattttttcaccacacATGAAATACACTAAATGCATACGGAATGTAAAAGGAAGCAAAAACGGATAATTCGAGGTGAAAGGAGTCGCGAAAACCAAaattggttatcgagcggcgacACCTGAGCTAAAGTCTAATAAATGAatcataaaacaatgaaaaaagtcaaacaataaataaaagaatataaagaagtGAAAAATCGAGACGACCTGAATCCAAGAGACGCTCGAGACACAGAAAAGCAAAACCAAAAACGATTCCAAGCACATATGTGCGAGTAACTATGGGAACGGCAGCAGGAATGCAGTACAGTGCGATGACAGGATACCGAACCGATATCGCAGCGTTATGGAATTGATAGTTATTTAacagattttaaatatatcccGGTAGGGATATTATGCCGATAACACGGCGTAATCATAGTTATAAATGTTTGCCAAGAGTTCGAATAAGATTGCATGAAGATTGCAAGTGCTGGGGTGCAAGAAGATTGCAAGTGCTGGGGTAAGTCGAATGGCTGacagacaactcgactacacggacaactcaccagagacaactcgactacctagaggcctggtgagttgtccgtcttttggcattttctacggtggtgttttaggtctatagaaatgcgttttgatatttttagtgctcaaatgttgagaaaaatacataaatatgctctagaaatcatttttatttgtataagtggcttattttgatcatgttgtatgaatacaaatacagtctacagacgaaattggagtaacgttagcgaagttagactgttgacttatagCAGAGCCATTATAAATGGCTCTGcttataggactgtgttcgttttattttttgaactttattggtattaaatgttttgaatgagcaccttcaaatatattaaaacctttagacttcacagtaacacttaaatattaATGAATGTGAGCTCAGTAGTCTATGGTTGCAGTAGTCTAAACTCGCCTACGGCAGTCGCCCGACAGGCCGTCAACTAAGTAAATGCCATGCAACTCTTGAGTctgcgttttgcaaagcaatgtcttctcctcgagcatcgatatcgcagagcgattgctcgactggtgagttgtctgcctctcgttgctcggtagtcgagttgtcttcacctcgagcatcgatgacgtcacgtcgcagagcgtttgctcgactggtgagttaaCGGCCTGTCGGGCGACTGCCCTAGGCGAGTTTAGACTACTGCAACCATAGACTACtgagctcacattcataaatattcaagtgttactgtgaagtataaaggttttattatatttaaaggtgctcattcaaaacatttattaccaataaagttcaaaaaattaaacgaacacagtcctataagtcaacagtctaacttcgctaacgttactccaattCTGTCTGTAAACTGTATTTGTATTGATACATCATgatcaaaataagccacttatacaaataaaaatgctttctagagcatatttatttatttctcaacatttgagcactaaaaatatcaaaaatgcatttctatagacctaaaacaccaccgtagaaaatgccaaaagacggacaactcaccaggcctctaggtagtcgagttgtctctggtgagttgtccgtgtagtcgagttgtccgcctcccaGTCGAATCGTCATTAATacattaaagataaaaattattctaatctgtgaaaaaCAGGTCAACAAAGTAGATGGGGGTAACAATAAATAGCGTTGTAAATTAGTAAGCATACCGCTTGGAATCGTTGAGAATATAGAATGAACACAATATGTGTATGAACAGATGGATGAAATACCCACTGCAGCACTGAGTATCAACAGtgctatatatatacaaatttcgaaAATGCAACAAAgcacaataataataaagtgGTAAAATATGATagctttttacaaaaatatatacgagatagttattaaattgtatttggTGAGAGACCAATATCAAGGATCATGAGTGTAGAACTGTTGAAAGAAACTGCTAACACTATACGATTAGGCTATGAGCAAAATTGAATTACCATTGTATGACAAATGGCCATACAGTATAATATAGTGCAGAGCATGCACTATGGAAGTAGATGATAATAAAGAAGCAACTTAAAATTTACATGAAACATTCAGATTCACTTATTACAGGTACTGTCGACTCTGGGAGGTTGTGGACCTAGTCAAGTATTCTGCTGGCAGTGCCGAGGGAAAGTCAGTAAGCACATCAAACAGATGTGCTGGAGAAAGACAGGTAGGATGGAagcatgaattttttatattttattttgaaagtagCATATGTGGAGTCACGTAAACTTTGGGGAATGTTATTCCAAATTATTACGCCTTTGTATTTCAGGGAATTTTGAGATTTGCTCAGCGAAAAGCGAGGTACAAAAAGATTGGATTTGGTCGAAGAGCGTGTGTTGTGTTCATGCACAGAGGTaagcgaaacaaaataattgtcGAACGCTGTGGGCAAGTAATTATTCTGAAATTGGTGCATAACTTTGGCAATCTCTAGAGTATAAATGTCGGATAGTTTCAACACCCTGGTTTTATGGTAAAGGGtgtttaaccctttccatgcgatttttattttttataaaataatcgtatttgctacgccgactttatgcatttgtacccccacaactaatcgatcgaatAACGAAAAAGTattgatcctctgctgcccactgacggctcgttggaaagcttatttaaagagcttgcaattggcgattgaaaaattttttttttttaaaaggggtggtctgagtcacaaaccggatagaaaaaaggcatttttttttcttgggggttgaaacttcaaaccgtgataaaaaatagaaatattcgctaaatcctttactgttaccgcttcttggttggcaaacaatagcataatattacTGTAGCACtttcgttatctaactcaaaatactttggtagatggaagggataatatgtcttctattatcacccaaaaaacaccgaaatttgcataaatttcaaaaacactccctcgttccgacgcaaataaaatttccatagtgagcgaaagcgagatttaccgtcgcttatgttgaTCTCGAAGAAgccttcttatcaataaactaaaacccggaaaaactagaccaacagtttgcgaccgattgctaaataaaacagtggagtacatcaacgtacccgccgcaatctagcgagttttgtcgtgggtacgtatacgtgcccaccgcacggaaagggttaagtTTGTACGAATAGACGCGCTGGAGAGAGTTCTAACAGCTTTATTCTGTAAGACCTCCAATTTGTGAATGTTGGTTTGTGTTGCAGAGCCCCATGCAGTTATAGCTAGGGCccggccgatatatcggccttgtttttcacaaattttgaactatcggtatcggctaattttACCGATAGTTATCGGCTAATCACGTGACTGCCAAAGTGTCAAAATTGCGCCGGGAAAGCAGTTTTATCGCTTGTTTAATTCGAGAGCGGTTCTGCGTGAAACTCTTTTTCTTCACTATTTCTATTTCTCTCTTATCAAAAGCGGTTTCACAGACGATTGCGACACGGGATTTCACACTTTGCAAGCAAGTTTGCAGCGTGGTGGCTTACAAATCGAAGCAATAGAACACGTGAACGGcttatttgtgtcaaataatatacgcTAGATAGAGAATTTTCGCGTAGTTTACACGGCGCTTGATTTCCCTTGCGCTTTAGTCGTTGAAGGTATTATTTAACTTCTTGTATTGGTATGTTATAGATGGCTGGTTCTAGCGGTAAGAGCAAAGTATGGGAATACTTTGTATGCCACAGTGATGGTgtactttgtaaaatatgctCATCATTGTTAAGTCAAGGTTCCGCCGATTCCAAAAAGAAAAACACCAGTAATTTGTGGAGTCATCTCAGATCGAAACACAAGAGCAAGTATGATGAGATTTCACAGACGCAGTTAACGCGAAAAAGGCCAGCTGAAGCTTCCCAGTTTAATCGGCAACCTTCATGGGAACACATAAtggataaatttaataaatggcATGGAAATGACGCAAGAACGAAATCacttaataaaataataatggagATGATAGCCACTGACAACAGGCCATTTGCAATAGTGCAAGATGATGGATTCCGCAGGCTAATAGAAACCATTGAACCTCGCTACGCCCTAAAGACTGAGAAGTATTTCAGAACAGAAATGCTGCCACAAATATATGAACTTGTGAGCCAGAAAATAATGACTCTTGTTGTGACAGAAAATGCTGGCGATGGATTGGCATTTACTACAGACTGCTGGTCAGGACCAACAGAATCACTTATTAGCTTGACTgttcattttataaattgtaattGGGAAAGATTCCAAATTGTATTAAACATCAAGGCCATGCATGGCTCGCATACTGGAGAGTACATAGGAACCACTTTTTTGGATTTACTGCAACAGTGGAATATTGACAAGAACCGTGTGTTCCTAGTTCTTCGTGACAGCGGGGCAAACATGGTAAAGGGTTTAAATATGGTAGAACTTCCCAATCTAAGCTGCTTTGCCCATAGCCTTCAACTTGTTATTAATGATGGGCTCCAAGCACAAAGAGCTGTGTCTGACCTCTTGGCAAAAGTAAGGAAGATTGCCACACATTTCAACCATTCGGTTTTGGCCAAACAGCGACTACAAGATATACAGCAGTCGCTTGACCTGCCCGTCCATGCAATAGTGCAATCAATACCAACACGGTGGAACTCCGCCTTACACATGCTGCAGCGAGTTTTAGAACAAAAAAGATCGCTATCATGGTACTCAGCAGAGCATGGCCATATCCAAAATTCATTGCCCAATGAGCACGAGTGGAGTTTGATCGAAAATTTGATTGAGACGCTAGAGCCCTTCAACAGAGTTACTCTTGACATTTCAAGAAAGGATGCAACTATCTCTCTCATCATACCGAGTGTTGGCGTTTTGAAGCTGCTATTAGGATCTTCGGGGCCGGAAACCAGGGGTATAAAGTCCATGAGGGAGGTTATGCTTCGAAGTATCAATTCAAGATTTTGTAAAATTCAAGAAAACAGGCAGGCCATGCTGGCTTGTCTGCTGGATCCACGATTCAAAGATAGGGCAATTCTGGATGAAGCAAGCAAACAGCGGGCAATACAATGGATGGAGGAAGAGTCAAATGTCTTAGCAGCGTCTATACCTACTGCAGAGCCTGAAGTGACACAGCCAGGTCCAAGCTCGCTTGATACTATGTTTGACTCGATTTTGCATTATGAAAGACCAACATCTGGTACAGGCAGTAGTCAGCTCCATCAATATATGCTGGAGCCAGTGGCTGACAGAAAGAAAACGGATGTATGCAAATGGTGGCATGACAATGCTTGTCGATTTCCTATCTTAGCTATATTGGCCAGAAAATACCTTTCGGCACCACCAACATCTGTTCCCAGTGAAAGAGTATTCAGCACCGCTGGGAATATCTATGCAGATAACAGATGTTCATTGCTTGGAGCCAATGCAGAAAAACTCTGCTTTCTCAACTATAACTTGAGACTGTTAAACTGGAGCTATTGAGATTCCATAAACTTACATAAGTGTTCTTTCTTTTTCACCATGCACACAATTTTCTTCAGCACTGTGGCTTTACACTGTTTGTTTCTAATATAAGGCGTTGAAAATCGctattcttaaaaaaacttAGTGATGcacaaatttgcatttttttataatCATATCATGAGTTTCaacatttatttcttttgcAAGAAAAACACAGAACTCTCAGAGTGTTGTTTGTTACTTGTAGcaatttttttatgtgaaaaaaCATCGGTATCGTTATCGGCTTATCGGCCTAGTTTTGGAAAACTAgcagtatcggtatcggttcaAAAAGGCAGTATCGGTCGGGCCCTAGTTATAGCATATTGGATGTGGGATTGAAAAAGAGCAGAATAAATGGTTCGCAGGGTAGCATCCTGCACATAATGCCTAAGTTTTCCCAAAATCCCAACAGACCTTGACAATTTCTTGTGCATCTCGGTAATATGAGTGTTCCATTTTAAGTTACTATCTATATAGAGCCCGAGATATTTAAAGGATTGAACAACTTCCAAAGCAACCCCCCTGATTTTGATTAACATGTTGGGatgttttttaattgatttaggACTGAATAGCATGACTTTAGATTTTTTTACGTTCACAGTGAGTTTGTTGCATAACATCCACtcaattattttatctatttcagTGTTCATAGTATTTTGGAGCGTGGTTGAATCTTTGGCACTGGCAAGCAAGCAAGcgtcatcggcgaagagttttgtTAAAAGATTCGAACAGTTCGACAAATCATTTATGAAAAGTAAGAAAGCCAATGGTCCAATGACCGAACCTTGGACAATTCCACAGTGGATGGGCAACATCGGAGACCTATGACATCCTACTTCAACAAACTGTGATCGACCACTCAGGTAATTACATAATAGTTTGCATGCGTTACCTCTAAAACCACAGTGTATCAACTTTTGGACAAGAATTTGATGATCAACTGTGTCAAAGGCCTTCTTTAAATCCAGGAATGCACAACAGACAGACTCccctttatcaattttttcatagaTAAATGAAATAAGATCTAGGATGGCATGGGAAGTCGAGTGATTGGAGTGAAATCCGAATTGGCATTTGTCGATCAGATTGAATTTGTTACAGAAGTTGAGCATTCTTTTATAGACTAATTTTTCCAGGACGATGCCGATACAGGGTAGAATTGAAATTGGCCTATAATTTGAAGGATTATTTTTGTTGCCACTTTTGAAGATGGGTATTACCCTAGCAATCTTCAGAGCGGAGGGAAAAATTCCTAAACTAAATGATAGATTAAAGAAATGACTCAAAGCTGGGGATATGCTGTCTGCGactaattttaagaaaaaagaaGGAATATTATCATGCCCAGAATTATTGTACGTCTGTTATTTACTTCTctcaattgatttatttttactgtttatttgCACAATATTTCTTGCATGACGgaaaaaaatatctgaatctaaaAAGAAAGTACGATCATAGCTATGGTTCAAGTTTATAAAGAAAATTGTTGAGCAACTGTTGTATCCAATGGTTCCATAAAGCCCCATCTACTGGAGCAACATATTTCAAAGATTCATTCTCAGATTGCAATTTCAGATAAGTTTAATGGCGATAGTGACTGCGTCCTGTTGTCCTGCGAACAGCAAGGACCAAAAAGCCCCATAAAATCGGTGCGACATTGATAAATCTTGGTTTGATAGAGACTGCTGAGCGATGTCTAATAACAATGATGCGCTTTTTAAAAATAGATCATCCCAACATCCGGTCTATCAGTGATATAATACCAGTTCAACTTGTGCTGGACCTCGATTGGGTTTTTATGAGACTAACTACTCATCATTCTTCATATTGTTCCAGTAAATCCGTGTGCACGTAGGACGGTGTTGCTGTAGGAGTGAAGATTACTATCCTAATGGATTCAAGAGTTCTAACACAAATAAATATCTCTGAAGTTTTTTCTGACTGAGATCAGGCTATagcaaataacaaaa is from Styela clava chromosome 9, kaStyClav1.hap1.2, whole genome shotgun sequence and encodes:
- the LOC144411742 gene encoding zinc finger BED domain-containing protein 4-like — encoded protein: MIATDNRPFAIVQDDGFRRLIETIEPRYALKTEKYFRTEMLPQIYELVSQKIMTLVVTENAGDGLAFTTDCWSGPTESLISLTVHFINCNWERFQIVLNIKAMHGSHTGEYIGTTFLDLLQQWNIDKNRVFLVLRDSGANMVKGLNMVELPNLSCFAHSLQLVINDGLQAQRAVSDLLAKVRKIATHFNHSVLAKQRLQDIQQSLDLPVHAIVQSIPTRWNSALHMLQRVLEQKRSLSWYSAEHGHIQNSLPNEHEWSLIENLIETLEPFNRVTLDISRKDATISLIIPSVGVLKLLLGSSGPETRGIKSMREVMLRSINSRFCKIQENRQAMLACLLDPRFKDRAILDEASKQRAIQWMEEESNVLAASIPTAEPEVTQPGPSSLDTMFDSILHYERPTSGTGSSQLHQYMLEPVADRKKTDVCKWWHDNACRFPILAILARKYLSAPPTSVPSERVFSTAGNIYADNRCSLLGANAEKLCFLNYNLRLLNWSY